CCGACAGCCTGCACATCGGCCACTTGCTGCCTGTATTGGCATTGCGCCGTTTCCAACAAGCCGGCCATACGCCGATTGCTTTGGTGGGCGGTGCGACCGGCATGATCGGCGACCCAAGCTTTAAAGCCGCTGAACGCAGCTTAAATTCCGCCGAAACCGTTGCCGGCTGGGTAGAAAGCATCCGCAACCAACTGAAACCTTTTTTGAGCTTTGAAGGCGAAAACGCCGCCATTATGGCGAACAACGCCGACTGGTTCGGCAGCATGAACTGCCTCGACTTCCTGCGCGACATCGGCAAGCATTTCTCTGTCAACGCCATGCTGAACAAGGAATCCGTCAAACAGCGTATCGAGCGCGACGATGTGGGGATTTCCTTTACCGAGTTCGCCTACTCCCTGCTGCAAGGCTACGATTTTGCCGAACTGAACAAACGCCATGGCGCGGTTTTGGAAATCGGCGGTTCCGACCAATGGGGCAACATCACTGCCGGTATCGACTTGACCCGCCGTCTGCACCAAAAACAAGTATTCGGCCTGACCCTGCCTTTGGTAACCAAATCCGACGGCACCAAATTCGGTAAAACCGAAGGCGGCGCGGTATGGTTGAACGCGAAGAAAACTTCTCCGTATCAGTTCTACCAATTCTGGCTGAAAGTGGCCGATGCCGATGTATATAAATTCCTGAAATACTTTACCTTCCTGTCCATCGAAGAAATCGATGCCATCGAAGCCAAAGATAAAGCCAGCGGCACCAAGCCAGAAGCGCAACGCATTCTCGCCGAAGAAATGACCCGTCTGATTCACGGCGAAGAGGCCCTTGCCGCCGCCCAACGTATTTCTGAAAGCCTATTTGCCGAAGACCAAAGCCATCTTA
This genomic interval from Neisseria sp. Marseille-Q5346 contains the following:
- the tyrS gene encoding tyrosine--tRNA ligase codes for the protein MSVIKDLQSRGLIAQTTDIEALDALLNEQEISLYCGFDPTADSLHIGHLLPVLALRRFQQAGHTPIALVGGATGMIGDPSFKAAERSLNSAETVAGWVESIRNQLKPFLSFEGENAAIMANNADWFGSMNCLDFLRDIGKHFSVNAMLNKESVKQRIERDDVGISFTEFAYSLLQGYDFAELNKRHGAVLEIGGSDQWGNITAGIDLTRRLHQKQVFGLTLPLVTKSDGTKFGKTEGGAVWLNAKKTSPYQFYQFWLKVADADVYKFLKYFTFLSIEEIDAIEAKDKASGTKPEAQRILAEEMTRLIHGEEALAAAQRISESLFAEDQSHLTESDFEQLALDGLPTFEVPESLNVVETLVKTGLASSNKEARGFVNSKAVLLNGKPAEANNPNHAAEKPDDAYMLTDEHKRFGKYTIVRRGKRNHALLVWK